In a genomic window of Aquila chrysaetos chrysaetos chromosome Z, bAquChr1.4, whole genome shotgun sequence:
- the LOC115336663 gene encoding coiled-coil domain-containing protein 81-like produces MIKYLLFKPLGPEDLPTLKELTTSEICKVWAGASRYIRRQLLQKRAVEIGVGTFALVPARATVGEDKALPVERPVFRPCRLLKKFYKLKCAKTKIPDETPFVQLDFEQIAAEIHFRREIVERCIHETLLFFAGALRDNKEVEFSFKGIGILAVRRKVVSMTFLDDCLLELDGTGNMLAALLGDSKMMRTVAFAGKNDFSRLSRDEVITLPRLAVETPHQPSAPAISLKPRREPAPWGGGARRVSVLDPVFLAQRRVSLARQRAKEGERATATEAGQARVLPVIREKSQEEPKQPRPPAQPRLQLPARVPQPSGTGRRGGKSCPPSRPSRPARARGD; encoded by the exons ATGATTAAGTACCTGCTCTTCAAGCCCTTGGGGCCCGAGGATCTGCCAACCCTCAAGGAGCTCACCACCAGCG aaatcTGCAAAGTCTGGGCTGGCGCATCTAGGTACATCCGGAGACAGCTCTTGCAGAAGAGG GCGGTGGAGATCGGCGTTGGGACATTTGCGCTCGTCCCAGCGCGTGCCACGGTGGGAGAGGACAAGGCTTTGCCCGTTGAGAGACCCGTGTTCCGGCCGTGCAGGCTTCTGAAGAAATTCTACAAGCTCAAGTGTGCAAAGACCAAAATTCCTG ACGAGACGCCGTTCGTTCAGCTGGACTTCGAGCAGATTGCCGCCGAGATCCACTTCCGCCGAGAAATCGTGGAGCGGTGCATACACGAGACCCTGCTTTTCTTCGCTGGGGCCCTCCGAGACAACAAGGAGGTGGAATTCTCCTTCAAGGGCATCGGCATCCTCGCCGTGCGAAGAAAAGTGGTCAGCATGACCTTCTTGGACGACTGCCTGCTGGAGCTGGATGGCACGGGCAACATGCTGGCAGCTCTTCTCGGG GACTCCAAGATGATGCGCACCGTGGCCTTCGCGGGCAAAAACGATTTTAGTCGGCTCAGTCGAGACGAGGTCATCACGCTGCCAAG GCTTGCAGTTGAGACCCCCCACCAGCCGTCGGCCCCTGCGATTTCTCTGAAGCCCAGGAGAGAGCCGGCGCCTTGGGGCGGGGGTGCCCGCAGAG TGAGCGTGCTGGACCCGGTGTTCCTGGCTCAGCGGAGGGTTTCTCTAGCCAGGCAGCGGGCGAAGGAAGGCGAGCGGGCGACAGCCACGGAAGCTGGCCAGGCCAG AGTCCTGCCAGTAATCCGGGAGAAGTCCCAGGAGGAGCCGAAGCAGCCCAGACCTCCAGCTCAGCCGCGGTTGCAGCTCCCTGCGCGTGTTCCGCAGCCCTCGGGAACG GGCAGAAGAGGCGGCAAGAGCTGCCCGCCGTCCCGGCCCTCCCGCCCTGCCCGAGCCCGAGGAGACTAA